From the genome of Papaver somniferum cultivar HN1 chromosome 2, ASM357369v1, whole genome shotgun sequence, one region includes:
- the LOC113349182 gene encoding probably inactive leucine-rich repeat receptor-like protein kinase At2g25790, translated as MAVKLSLVRENITCLILVMSIMLSFYTSSAANDYDILLSFKSSVNDPFRYLSNWNSTNSLCNWNGITCRNFTQQVTKLDISSKNISGDHFFSTSLLNLQFIETIDLSNNQFSGKIPEKIFSCLSLRYLNLSNNNFTGLIPNGFIPNLETLDFSNNMLSGEIPDDITLFSGLRYLDLGGNVLKGEISKKISSLQNLEYFTLAGNQLTGGIPKEISVMKNLKWIYLGYNNLSGEIPEEIGSLSSLSHLDLVYNNLTGKIPFSFGNLSNLHYLFLYQNKLTGSIPDSIFSLRNLISLDVSDNFLSGEISELVIQLQNLEIFHLFSNNFTGRIPQSLARLRNLKVLQLWSNQLSGDIPQDLGKFNNLTVLDLSTNYLTGKIPEGLCSSGSLYKLILFKNSLEGGIPKSLGSCKSLQRIRMQNNLFSGELPSEFVKLPLVYFLDLSGNHFSGKIGEEKWEMPSLEMLSLASNKFHGKLPYTFGSKKLQSLDLSENHFSGRIPSGYGRLSELVQLKLNHNQLSGMIPAGLSFCKKLVKLDISQNHLTGQIPVEFSEMPVLGNMDLSGNDLSGEIPPDLGKVESLVQINISHNHFHGSLPLTGAFVAINSSAVIGNDLCGSNSISGLPACKVTKKPIWWLFITSLLVVVAALGLAISIILFIKRRNEMELNIIDDPYWNLKFYVPEKHRKMITLEDILSAATKEDNVISRGKDGVMHKGKAASLNGVQFVVHELKEMNGNGTYTSSKDMGFWKGMENLGKVKHQNVIKLLGICRSEKDGFLIYEYINSWKSLSDVLAGLNWNARRKIVMGIGKALKYLHGKFSHSVLSGELSTEKIVTGEDGEPRLRPKFAYGSNNGFSSSSYVAPEDKENNKDDETTEDKLQQSSNDIYEFGILMIEILTGKGITDAELGMHDNIVEWARYCYSDCHVDTWIEPSIKGEIMLKQQHHQIVEMMKLALQCTTIDPAARPSANYVMRTLETIEGTGYSCTSRFSVKVAS; from the exons ATGGCGGTGAAACTAAGCTTAGTACGTGAAAACATTACTTGTTTAATACTTGTTATGTCGATAATGTTATCATTCTATACTTCCAGTGCAGCAAACGATTACGATATACTTTTATCGTTCAAATCTTCGGTTAACGATCCGTTTCGGTACTTATCAAACTGGAATTCTACGAATAGTTTGTGTAACTGGAACGGAATTACTTGTAGAAACTTTACTCAACAAGTTACAAAACTTGATATCTCAAGTAAAAACATATCCGGTGATCATTTCTTCTCTACTTCACTACTTAATCTTCAGTTCATCGAAACCATTGATTTATCAAACAATCAATTCTCTGGTAAAATTCCAGAGAAAATCTTTTCTTGTTTATCGTTACGGTATTTAAATCTCAGTAACAATAATTTCACTGGTTTGATTCCAAATGGCTTCATTCCAAATCTAGAAACCTTAGATTTTTCGAACAATATGTTGTCCGGCGAAATTCCTGATGATATTACTCTGTTTTCTGGTTTGCGATATCTTGATCTTGGTGGAAATGTACTGAAAGGAGAAATTTCAAAGAAGATATCGAGTTTGCAGAATTTGGAGTACTTCACATTAGCTGGTAATCAGTTAACTGGCGGAATTCCTAAAGAAATCAGTgtaatgaagaatttgaaatggaTTTACTTAGGTTATAATAATCTTTCTGGTGAAATTCCTGAAGAAATCGGTTCCTTATCTTCGTTAAGTCATCTTGATTTAGTTTACAATAATCTTACCGGGAAAATTCCATTTTCATTCGGAAATCTGTCAAATcttcattatctttttctttatcaaAACAAACTCACCGGTTCCATTCCGGATTCAATATTCAGCTTAAGAAATCTCATTTCACTAGATGTCAGTGATAATTTTCTTTCCGGTGAGATTTCAGAACTTGTCattcagctgcaaaatttggaAATCTTTCATCTCTTCTCGAATAATTTTACCGGGAGAATTCCGCAGTCGTTAGCGCGTTTAAGGAATTTGAAAGTTCTTCAACTCTGGTCTAATCAATTATCTGGTGATATTCCACAGGATTTGGGGAAATTCAATAATCTTACTGTTTTAGACCTGTCTACTAATTATCTCACTGGTAAAATTCCGGAAGGTCTTTGTAGTTCCGGAAGTTTGTATAAGCTTATACTGTTCAAGAATTCTCTGGAAGGTGGTATTCCGAAATCGTTAGGTTCTTGTAAGAGCTTACAGAGGATTCGAATGCAGAATAATCTTTTCTCAGGAGAATTGCCGTCGGAGTTTGTGAAACTTCCGTTGGTGTACTTCTTGGATCTTTCAGGGAATCATTTTTCTGGTAAAATTGGTGAGGAGAAGTGGGAGATGCCTTCACTTGAGATGTTGAGTTTAGCAAGTAACAAATTTCATgggaaattaccatatacatttGGTAGTAAAAAACTTCAAAGTCTTGATTTATCTGAAAATCATTTCTCAGGTAGAATTCCGTCTGGTTATGGGAGGTTATCGGAGTTAGTTCAGTTGAAACTGAATCATAATCAGCTCAGTGGAATGATTCCGGCTGGATTATCTTTTTGTAAAAAGTTGGTGAAGCTTGACATTAGTCAAAATCACTTGACTGGTCAAATTCCAGTTGAATTTTCAGAAATGCCAGTTTTAGGCAATATGGATTTGTCCGGAAATGATTTATCAGGTGAAATTCCGCCGGATTTGGGAAAAGTTGAATCATTAGTACAAATCAATATCTCTCATAACCATTTCCACGGTAGTTTACCGTTAACCGGAGCGTTTGTTGCTATTAACTCAAGTGCAGTGATAGGGAATGATCTTTGTGGCAGTAATTCTATAAGTGGTTTACCGGCATGCAAAGTCACCAAGAAACCAATTTGGTGGCTTTTCATTACTTCACTGTTAGTGGTTGTAGCTGCTCTGGGTCTTGCAatttccataattttgttcatcaaAAGAAGAAATGAGATGGAATTGAACATCATTGATGACCCATACTGGAATTTGAAATTCTACGTTCCGGAAAAGCATCGGAAAATGATTACGTTGGAAGATATCTTATCGGCGGCGACGAAAGAAGACAATGTGATTTCTAGAGGGAAAGATGGAGTTATGCACAAAGGGAAAGCTGCTTCTCTTAACGGGGTACAATTTGTGGTACACGAATTGAAGGAAATGAATGGGAATGGGACTTATACTTCTTCTAAAGACATGGGTTTCTGGAAAGGAATGGAAAATCTTGGGAAAGTTAAACACCAAAATGTGATTAAACTTCTTGGAATTTGTAGGTCAGAAAAAGATGGATTTCTGATTTACGAGTACATCAACAGTTGGAAAAGTTTGAGCGATGTCCTCGCTGGTTTGAATTGGAATGCTCGTCGTAAAATAGTGATGGGTATTGGCAAAGCTCTTAAATATCTGCATGGGAAATTTTCTCATAGTGTTTTGTCCGGAGAGCTGTCAACGGAGAAAATTGTCACCGGTGAAGATGGAGAACCTCGCCTTAGACCCAAGTTTGCCTATGGTTCCAACAATGGGTTTTCTTCTTCAAGCTACGTCGCACCAG AAGACAAAGAGAATAACAAGGATGATGAAACCACAGAGGATAAGCTGCAGCAAAGTAGCAATGATATATATGAATTCGGTATTCTTATGATTGAGATTCTGACGGGAAAAGGAATAACCGATGCTGAGCTAGGAATGCATGATAATATCGTTGAGTGGGCACGCTATTGTTACTCAGACTGTCATGTCGACACATGGATCGAACCCAGTATCAAAGGTGAAATAATGTTGAAGCAACAACATCATCAGATTGTGGAGATGATGAAACTTGCTCTTCAATGTACTACTATTGATCCTGCTGCTAGACCATCTGCAAACTATGTAATGAGAACTCTAGAGACAATTGAAGGGACTGGATATTCTTGCACATCTAGGTTCAGCGTTAAAGTAGCTAGCTAG